Genomic window (Falco cherrug isolate bFalChe1 chromosome 4, bFalChe1.pri, whole genome shotgun sequence):
GAGCTTGTTTTTCACTTGCTAAAAAGAATGGGCCAAAAAAATGAGGGGAACCTAAAAAGGCCGTATGCGCATTGCACAGCCATCATCAAGACACCAAGCTCAATCTCATCAGCACTGCTCGATGGAGAGCATATtgcctctgccttccctcattcttttttctgtcctcaTGAAGTGACAGCTACTCCATGTTTAATGTTTTCTCTGCATTCAAACTAACATGGTACTTGCTATTCTACCATTTGATTCTGACAGCTGTTGATAGAAAATATCAACAAATCTTATAATAAGTTTTTATGTCTTCAAGTTTCCCCTTAGTTGCCTAGTAACGATCACTCAAAAAAGTACTTTATGCTGCTTATGTTAGTCCCAATATTGGAGTGTTCATCATCCCAAGATTACATGTTTCATTGTTTCCAGCACAATTAGCTGCTGCATACCCAGTGCAACATGTACAAACTCTCATTACTCAGGCAACACAGCAAGAGGCTGCAGAAGAAAGTACTTTCATTCTATAGCCCAAACCATGATGAATCTTTACAAAGAGAATGAAAACGCGTACCTAGCCTTACGCACATCAAATGATTTCAGCTTACCTGGAAAATGTCCAAAGCCATTCTCAGAAAGCATCATATTTCAGACCAGTAAAACAGATAACCTTTGTGGTATACTTTGTTGGGATCAATTCCTGCTCTAGGGGGACAGGAATGCGATATACATTATACAACACTCCTTATTCTGACAAAATTCCCACAAGGTCTGCCGGATATAGCTGAGACCGTAAGCTTCCTCAACACTCGACAGAGTTGACAGAAACTTGCCTGGACCTACATGAAAGCAGTTTCTTCCAGTCTGATATGTGCAGAAGTCACAAACTATGTTTCACTGATTCTTTATGCATTTATTCTGATCCTCTTGAGGGAATGAGGTGATCTTTAATTGTGCATGTCACACTGTTTATCGTAACTGAGCAACTAGACTGGCTCAGCTGATAATTTAGCGCTGCTCTACACCACCAAAACACTATTCTGAACTCCACGGAGTTCATTTATGACAGAATTAGATCTATCTTTCCTAATGTTAAAATACTGGTATGTCAAAACCCTGAGCCTCAGGCAGTCAAAAAAGTCAGAGGGCAAGTACGAACAGTTATTAGTAGGGCTTGGGAAGCTTTTAACTGACTTTAACTTTCACTCCACATAAGTTTCAAAGATCTTTCTCCCTAAAAACAGCCACCCATTTTTGAAAGCTTCGTTCCAGGGAGGGTAGCCTTCCTCCGTACACAGCAGCACCACTGGAAGATGTTACTAACTCCATTCACTTCCCACAGCTTACAGGTGGGACTCATGCTCCCCTTCTGTACCAATACTCAAAGAGTTATTGATCCCATTAATCAGCAACTAAAACTGAACAAGCTAATATAGATGATTTTGTGGACACAGCTGGATACGGCACAGATCATCTGACATGACACTCCACACTGCCTCATGTGAGGAAGCAGGCATGCAGGGCACTTGGTCACACGATGGGTGCAATCCTGCCCACAGAGTGATTGTAAGAGTCATGGCAAGGACCGTGGCAttaagctgctgctgaaaaagaGTGCCCTCTCTCAAAACCGCTTGGCACAGGGAATGTGCCAGCCCTGTGACTTCTCCTCTGATACGAGATCCCAGATACAACCAGTCAGCAAGTAAGAGGTGAGGAAGACCGGCTGCATGTGGCAACAAGAGTCAAGTGAGGAAGAAGGCAGCTGAGCTACTGACCCGCAAAAACAATGCAACATTCAGAAATGTAGTAAAATTCATCAGATtaccttttctgcttctgcattgGTAAGAATTTGGGGGTAGACTCTGTTAAGCTGAAGAATAATTTTATCAACCACTTGCTCATTCAGTCGGCTATTGCTTGTAAGAAAATACATGTCGTGTTGCAGCCGCTGACAATATGACTGATCTAGagagaaaataatacaaagaaCAAACCACAGCAGTTACTTAGCaagccatttttaaaatctgtaaatttcattttcctaaCAGTGGTTAAACAGCTGAAATAGAATTACCACCATCataaaacttcagaaagctGAACTATCTGTTAGGGAAACACAAGATAGCCACGTGCTTTTAAAGACCCAGCCACTTAAAATCCCACACATCTGAACTCCTGGCTGGTCACTCATGCCCGCTCTCTCTTTCCAAAGGGAGAAGGTTCTAAGTTACTTAGATGTCAAGCACTGACAGATATTTCATCAAATACAGTCCTAAAGTCGTTAAATCactgaagataatttttctaTCATTTATGAAGTCAGATTATGGAGTTTAAAACTAATGcgttttataattttttttatgtaaataccTATTTCATAGAGAGAGGTTCTCTCTGGTGTAgatgtggggtggggtgggacgcAGAGAAGCTCACACAGCCAGGCAAGGCTGAGGACTGACCGAGCTGCAGTGATCTGGCCCTAACATCACCCAACCTTCCAAGAGTTCGTTGCTGCCTTTGGTCTGTCGGAAGACTTCAGCAACTCGCCCAGCGGAAACCACCCAGACTGAAACAGAACCAGACCATCAGGAACGGCATCTCTGCCAAAGAGCCAGGATGTTTTTTAGGGTAGAACTTCTGCCTTCGCACAGGAGTGGGGAGAAAGAGCATTcaaaaagcaatacattttcACCATGGAAGTACACTCAAATACACATACAAGTAAAACGCCTTTTTCTACTAACCCAAACCTCTGCCAATACACAAATCCAGACTTGCTACTGTTTTAGGCACCATTTCCAATTTGGCAGCAATGGATTTTGCAGGAGCACAGCCTTCCCTATAGCTGCTTGACTACAGTCCCTAGATTAAGATACAGGCACAGACTGTTTCCACGGGTTACTGTGCCCTTATCAGATTTAGAAAGAGAATGTCTATGACTGCATCTGAAGTAAGTGTTAAAATGTCAGCACAGCACTGTATAACCAAGCAGcatagaaaacaaaaccaaaacacccccacccccaccacatTCCCTGTTTAAAGCAAATGCATAGGTCTTACAGCATTTTGGCTATCAGAAAACACATAACCGTCAGCCCTTTGTGCCCTGCGATTTAGAGAagataaataaaagaatgaaggaaaagagcCAGAAAACTCTGGCACGATGCACTGCACCTATGCACAGCCCTTTCTATATCGAGAtggggggcagggtggtggtggtgtttgtgttACACTGTCCTTTCCCTGTATCTGTGTAGCACTAACAGTACTGACAGGAAAGAGCTCAGGAAAAACTCCCAGTTTGACCATCACGCACTAATAACTCGTCCAGTGCCAGTGTGCCTCCTATTCAAACAAGAACACACAGCTATTGATGCTGCATAGAGAGCTGTGATTCTACCGGCACAACAAGATTTCAGTTACATTCTTACTTTTTATACAAACACTGTATTATTTCCATGCGTTTCTAATGCCTCGTGTTTCCACGGCTCACTGTCAAAGCAGCTTTTTAGTGTACTGCCAGAAACATATCGCCCAGACACCCTTGCTGTGCAACTTCCTTTTGTTGCAAGAAGTTCCGCGTTATCTCATTCAGTGTGATTAAGCTTCCCCTCTTCAACTCACTGGCACGTGCTAAAGGCTGAGGCAAGGACCAGGAAGCTGAAGTTGTGCCTGTTCATGCAAATACTTTTTGGGGACTTAAGTGCCATGCTCCCTGCAGCTTCCTCCTTCTGCCTCAGCTACATGATTTGTAGTGATTCTCAGTGTCACCAACAACTCTGTACCTTCTGCAAACTTAAAACCCCATTCTTTAAACCAGGCTCTTCCAGCTAGGAGAGCAATTAAACTTCAAATAACACTACGACATTCAAACAACCACAGCAAGCAGTAAAAGCATGACAAGGATCCAGTAGAATTAGTatacaaagtaaaagaaaagcagtttcaaagTGTCATCTCCCtcgctgcctcctgctctgttGCTGCCTTGTCATTACCAAtgcctgcacaggcagcacGCAGAAGTCTATTAGCAGCAATTACAACAGTGAAGTTAACTGTGACCAACTGAAGACTGCATTTAAGCCAACATCATTTTCTGAGCAGTCAGGAGCACTCCATGTCCTTGCGGCACTTTTCATTTACACACACTCATTCAATCATCACCAGTCGTACCTGTCACCGGAACCCTGCGCGCTGGTGCACCATCTTGCAGGGCGTAAGCCTCTCTGAGATTTCAGGGGTGGCAATGCTTTCTTCCCATCTAAGCCAAAAGGTAGAAGCGAACATGACCACGCTCTTGGCCTCTCTGGCTACTGCTAGATTGTGCCTGCCAAGCACAGGTCTTATGCCTGGCTCTGACATCTGCAAGATGCTTCTCCCATCCTCTGAGATGCTCCATTTTTAAGAGCCACCCATAAAGCAGTCTGCCTTCTCCCCACTCTCACAGAGACATTTCACCTGTCTGCACCTTCACCTCCTCCAAATTACTTCAGTACATTAGGATGGTGTGTGCAAGGTTTAAAATTTCTGTAGAGCAGTTATCAATCAGCGCAAAAGTATCTCACCTTTCCAGTATCTAACCTCTCTCTTCAGAGATCTTTCATGTCTCCTCTAACTCTGAGGAATCTTTGCCCAAACCACACAAGGAACCAGCTTCAGGCTTCTGGTAGACCACAGAAGTGGAACTTCCCACTGACATCGCCCACCAGTGCAGAATTGTGCCCCAGCTACtaaatttaaagaaagcaaacaaaaaaagccccaccaaTGCCAGAAGCTGGAGCATGGCACTCTGCTTTGGAGTGATAAGGGTATCTGGAAAGCACACGTGTGCATTTGAAGCCACCACATGATGCTCTTGGACCCAGCTTGCCGCAGGAACTCCGGCAGCTCTGTTATGGCAGAGACTCACTCCCATGCACCAGGTATAGATGGTGGCACTACGAGGTTTTATTATCACCGTacacaagcagcagctttttaatATTGAACATGCCCattatttagattttaaagcaacagaaacccCAAAGCAGGTAACTTCACGACTGCAGTAAGGCTACTGATGTGCTGTCAGGTTTTAAGGATTTAAGGAGTGGTTGTCTGGGATATTTTGCATATCCACCTTTTATCTCACTGCCTCAAAGAGACAACAGTTACTGCCaggaaaaatttaaatctttatGCTAAAAAGACTTTAAGCGGGAGTAACCCCAGCATTAAAAGGACAGTCATGCTGTTAGCCAGTACCTGCCTAGAAAGTTCAGAGCAGCAAAACAGGGAGACCAAGTCAATTAACCACAGCTTACGGCACAGACGCGGCATTGCCAGGCGTTCTAATGCCCTCAGACTGCAGGAGGATTGTATCTAACTCTGAATTTGTGATTTGATGTTACACCTTCTCCTCCGCTAGAACATTAATCTGACTGGGCTTAACCCTGTTTGCAGGTTTTGGACCCAGGCACAGGTTTGCTCAAGCACGCAGCTGCAGTGGAGGAGTGTGCAGGCTTCAAcacagctggaggagcagtggACGGAGCTCAGCCTCACTGAAGAGAGGGAGCGAATACAGCTGAGATTGAATACCACAGCAACGAAGCTGACCTAAAGGTTGCTTAGAAAAAAGTCGATATTTACATTTCCTCCAGGTAAGAAAAACTTGTCAGACACAGACAGGAAGCTCAGGAATGGTCTTTGACAGTTGAGAAGAAAACATGACTAATAACTTCATGTTACTGCCTTATAATTACTGTAAGCCCACGACACATCACACACGCCTACTTTTCTCTCTTACCCAAAGTACAAAAAGCCTCTTGCATACAGCATATGTACACCACACTAACATACACAGCCTGCACCTGACCGCACACACGGAAGGAAAGGAAGTAGAcgtataattaaaaaatattagagaaaaagcaagagattACTGGTTATTTGtagccagcagctcctcagacagagaataaaatacatacagtCGGTGATGATAAATGCACAAGCAGCAAatgacagaaacaaagcaagtcAGTCATCATTTTTCACCTGCAGGTAAAAAATTATCACCCCTGTGGCAACTCTTTGTAAAATGACACAACTCTATTCTTCCTTCCAAATGGACAATTGGGTTTCTGACAACAGCTGCCAAACGACCCAGCCACTATACTAAGTGCTGGCATTTTAAGGCTGCTGAAATATATTCTGCTCTTGGAGTAACAAGGctcataaaaaaaatctgatcgTATGTGACCATAAGGTGCCACACTGTCTTCAACAGCACCTGCAGGAAAAATGGCAAAGACGAcacagccactcttccccaaacTCCTTCTAATTTAATAGCAGTGTGTTCACAGAGAGTTTTTCAGAGACAACTCCTTACCTAGGCACCAGCATGCCAGATCCTGGCAGCAGCCAGTATGTCAGACAAGCGCTGTGGTGTTGGCACTCTCGTTCCATGTGCCTGTGGTGAGCAGTCTGGCCCCTGAAAGGTGTCACTAGCCACCGGCACAACGCACTGATAACACAAAACATAACTTTCAGGTTATAGTGGCTGTCGAAAAACCCTTTGTAATTTTGATTCTGCTTAATTATTATAAACATAAAAGACTCCACGTTATTTTCTGTACAAGGGACATCAAATGGGATTTTGTCTCTTGCAGTCCCCTGCACGTGTTTGTCTACGATCtacttttgcttcctttctggATAAAACCTAGGGACCTGCCACCTTAGGCTGGGGTCTGCATTGCCACCTCATGTTTATATGAATTTTTTTACATGAATAAATCCAGCTGCATTCCAGATTCATAGGCTGGATCAGCCCCTCCTCCCTAAATTGCGACATGGAACCACTCTCATCCACACCTGGGCTGGCCAACCACCTAAGTCAGACAGGCAGACTTTTCCAATTAATAACTCCCCCAGTATTTACATAGGGACCCTTGCTACTGTCTCTGGCACCACTGTATCTTTATTAAGAgtttcatgttttgtttgttctccCCTTAAAAGCCTCCTTCAATTTACCAAGCAAACAGACGGATCATCACGAGCGTAGAAATTTCAAGACACAAACCCTCTGGCATTCTCCACAACAACACACAGAAACCTCGACAGTatgtgctgtgcaaacacaagCTGCAACTTCCTGTAAAACTCCTGGATGATTTTCATAAACTTTATAAAGGCAATGTGACAACCAAAACCTTGAAAACATGTGACCTGCCATTTGTATGCATCCCTATGAACTCCTTGCTGAAGCATCCcaggaaagagatgaaaaagccTCTCTCAACAAAATGCAAGCTTAATGCTTATTTAATTTGGGGGTTTTCCCTTTCAAGAGCCCAAGAAAGGGATGATGAGGATTTAAGAAGGAATCTGACTGCAGAGAATGGTCTGGGGGGATCAGATTGCACTGGTTACCAAATGCACCTCCAGTGACAAACAACTGCTCTTCTCCTCTGGGCTGGAAGTGGTGATACAGAGGTGAAGGACCACTTGCCACCGTCCCCAGCCACACTCACCCACTGCCCCCGGACCGCGCTACTGGCACGGTAGTAAGCAGAAGTCAAGAGTCCATGAGCTGCTGTCAAAGAACCAGAGAATCGTTCAAGATCAAGCTCAACCATTAACCTAAGGGTGCCAAGTCCACCAGTAAACCGTATCCCTAAATGCTGTATTTACACGACTTTTAAATACCttacttttaaataaaccaCGTCCTGGGCACCCTGTTCTAGCACCTGCCTACCCTTTCAATGAAgcaagtttttcctaatatccaatctgagcctcccctggtgcaacttgaggccatttcttgTCGTATCGCTcgttatctgggagaagagaccgactcccaccctgctgcaacctcctgtcaggcagtGGTCGAGTTCAGTACCTCATCTTTATCTGcaatatctttcaaaaaatagaagagaaaaaaataataaagcagtgAGCAAAATACTAAAATGCTCCTGGTACTCGAGTGCGACACGATGTTACACACgttcccagccctcccagcttCCTACGAAGGCGGCTACAACAACGGGGCCCTTCAGCAGCCGGGAAAGCTCCTGTGCACCGCAGGCGCGGCGGCGGAGCCCCCCGGGCAGGAGCGGGGACCCCCCGAGGGGCACagggcggcccggcccccgcgcccCAGGCCACGGTACCGCCGGCGGCCGCGCTGCGGACACACCCCGCCCGCTCCCCGGCCGCCACCGCGGCGCCGGCTCCCACCCGCCCCCGTGACACCAGCCGCCGCACCCCGGAGCGCGGCCCGCGGGACCTGGCACgaccgcgccgccgccccggggacccccggccgggccccgcctCACGCAGCTCGGCCTTCGCTCTGCGCTGCCCGGGGAGCGGCCGCGACGCCGCagcggcccccgccccggccccgcagcgaGGCGGCGCCGCCTTCGGAAAGCGACCGCCTCTCGGCCCCGCCGGCGAAGTGCCCGGCCCTCCCTGCCGCCCCcgggctcccgccgccccgcactCACCGGCCATAgcggccccggccctgcccggcccgccGGCGGGCTGCTGGTCTTCCTGCTGGGGAtggcgccgggccgggcgggcgcggcctgccggggcggggcggcggagCTGGGGCGGTGCGGCCTgccggggcggtgcggggcggcCTGCCGGGCCCTgccggggcggtgcggggcggcCTGCCGGGCCctgccggggcggggcggcgcgaCCTGCCGGGCGCTGCTGGGGCCCTGCGGTGCGGTGCGGCCTGCCGGGCGCTGCCGGGCGCTGCGGCACGGTGCAGGCTGTCGGGGCGGCCCCTCCCCGGCCCGGGGCAGGCGGTGCGGGGGCGGCGTGGGGCAGCGGCGCGCCCGGGGCTTCCGCCGCAGCGCTTCGTGACGGGCCCGTCGCCCTGACCGCCCCGAGGCCTCAGCGGGCCCGTGTGCCCTGAGCGCATGCGGTGGGGCGTGGGGCAGCGCGGGGGTGCGGGCCGAGACCCGCATCCTGCCAGGTTTGAAATGACCGATGCCACAGTTCGCTTTTACACACGTACTCAGAGTGACATCATACACACATGACCTCATACACATGTGTTACGTCATACACATATGTCACACATATGTGGCATCATGCAAGTACACGTGACGTCATACAAATACACATGACCTCATACACACATGTGATGCTATACACCCCATGACGTCATACAACCCCTGTGACGTCATATACACATCCTGTGGCGTCATACACCCCCCATGATGTCATACATGCCCCTGTGGCACCACATGGCGTCATATACATCCCCTGTGACGTCACACCCCCATGACATCATATATACACACCCATGATGCCATACACATCCCACTGTGATGTCATACATGTCCATATGACGTCACACTGCACGTGATGTCATGCACTCCTGTGACGTCATAAACACCCCATGACATCACACACAACTGCTCAGAGTATGTCTGCATTTTCATcacatctgtgtttttcttgtgcCGCAGCACTGTACCCATTTGTTTCAATGCAGTGACAAAGTGTAACGCAAATTTAGCAGGTAGTTGGAGCAGTGACAGTGTCTCTTAATCAGAGAAAAACTTGCGTTGAAGCCTCTAACTGGGATATATTAACTTCAAGAGGCAAGAAGTGCAAGGAAATCTGTACATCTAAAAAACTCCCATTTGCACAAAAATTAATCAGCATTTAATTACCCAGCAAAGTAAGGAGGACAACATGCATTCCTAGGAATGAATGCTGCAGAGGAGTGAAGCTGAACCTTAGCTTTACAAATAGTGGTAAAGGATGGGATATATTATTTAAtactacagatattttttttcactgcaaaatcTGCTATCTTGTTAATATGTTGGAAAAGGCAGATTTCTAGTATAGCGAAGACAGAGGGCGATTAGTAATTGCGACTTGTGTTGAAACCATGATGAAAGTGCTTATGTTGAAGAGGGACAGAGATCTTCTGGAGGGATTAAAATTACAGTAGGCAAAGCTGAATCCAGATTGGTACATAAAATGCTTCAACCACACAACTGCCCTTGCACAGACACCTCTTAGTAGCAGTTTGCTTCTGTTAAGCAGCAAGCCCCCAAGCACCAAGAGGTGCCCTTACCCAGGAAACAACCATTGTGGGGATGACCGCTAGTCCACGAGATCCTGAAAGGTTTGCTCAAGTTTGCCTCCGTGCCGTCTTAAACCAAGCATGTGGAAAATCTATACCAGTGTACTGGGACTGGATAAACAGAGAGTAAAACGTACAGCCCCTCGCTTTGGGTGGTGGTCTGGTGTCTGGGAAACTTGCAGCGCTGAAGCCACCATGGCCCggctgacgggctgggacttcTGAAGCCCACAGGGTAGGCATGAGTTGCCAAATGGGAGGTAAGAAAGGATTTAGTTTAAGACTTGACTTTGCGCTTGGGTACATGTTGTACGCCTTCTCGTGAGAGACAGCTCCAGCTAGCCGGGGtcttagaaaaaatgaaaaaaagagaatttgctGGAAGTTTGCGAGTGCTGCCACTTCGTGGTCTCACGGAGGAAGTGtcacacccagcacagccccgggTGGTGCTCGGGGCTTACCGGGCGCGTTGCTAGCACGTCCTGGGGCAGCATTGCAGCTAGCAGGGTTAGCCACACAGACCTCAAGCTTTCTTCcagttaatttctttctctgatacTCTCGcctttgttttcagtgtctgGCCTTCCCTGCCAGGGGGGAGTTTCTAGCCTGGCAGAGCTCTCCAAAgacagcagcatcccaccccagcactgTCCTTGCCATGACTCCGAGGAGCTCATCACGGAGAAGTTCCTGGTGAGCACAGCCAGAACTGCTGTAACTCACGCAATTATAGCCATCACCATTAACAAATGAGATACCTGCATCCCCACTTTTACTCTTTAAAATGTTGGTCTATAACCCTGTACTACAAATGAAAGCAGCTTATTTATCTCTAGAAAGGGTaagaacatgggaaaaaaaccctcactggAATATTTTTAGTATTGTCAAGTGCTGTGACATTTATGGTGCGTGTCCTTGGGAAGACAGATGAATAGAGTATAAACATCCTGAGTTTATTCCATTTACCCTTAGGAATCCAGATCTTCTGAACAGcatgaaaagagatttttaaaattgttattattGCACATGGAGACCTTGATCATGCCTGTATCAGAGTGCTTTCTGGCAATGTATTGTAGTAACAGAAACAGGCACCTTATGGAAAGGAGACTGTAATTTTATAACTCCTTCCATCACAGTTTTCTAAGactatttcatatatatatattaaaatatcacAGCAGAAGGAGTTGCCTAGTACTAATAAGCAGTGGTAGTATGGCATGCtgaggatttctttttatgacCATTTTATACCATTGTGAATTCACTGCATTTTGTGCTCTGCTAAAAAGTTTCTGTGGAATTGCTACCAGAATCTAAACCTCAAAACTGAAAACCTAGTAATCTTAATGTGACATAGACTGAAATCTCTAATATaaatcttaaatgttttttagcAGACAGTGTTTCCAAGCACTGTGAGTGAAATGGAAGTAAGTAGCAATCATTCAGGAGTGCTGCAGCATAAAGTGCCACATTGCCTGGAGATATTTTTACCCTATAGGCTCAGATAATGATACAAGAATCAAGGGTTAAATATATCACCTCCTCATGCCCATGACAGGCAAGACTTCTGCAGCCATATCACTGTTAGGTTTGCCTTGGAAAGACAGGTCCTCAGGGAGTTGTCCGGCCACGGCAGAGGCAGCGGAAAGGGACGGCCATCCGCACGCAGGGGGCACATCGCCGGGGAGGCACACACTTGGCCAGAGCTGGGCCACCAAATCCCCTCCCACGGTACGATCCATGACATTCAAAGAGCACAGCCGGATCGGGTGGACATACGCTCGGTACTGGCCACAGCGATGTGCCGTATGCAAATGGCACTGCGAGACCCTTATGGTCTTTGAGGCGAGCAATGCTGATTTTCA
Coding sequences:
- the CARD19 gene encoding caspase recruitment domain-containing protein 19 isoform X1 — translated: MRVSARTPALPHAPPHALRAHGPAEASGRSGRRARHEALRRKPRARRCPTPPPHRLPRAGEGPPRQPAPCRSARQRPAGRTAPQGPSSARQVAPPRPGRARQAAPHRPGRARQAAPHRPGRPHRPSSAAPPRQAAPARPGAIPSRKTSSPPAGRAGPGPLWPCVVPVASDTFQGPDCSPQAHGTRVPTPQRLSDILAAARIWHAGA